One region of Bombus affinis isolate iyBomAffi1 chromosome 3, iyBomAffi1.2, whole genome shotgun sequence genomic DNA includes:
- the LOC126914744 gene encoding uncharacterized protein LOC126914744 → MIVSTNITCQHKFPLAMEYFVDEKKYSFLITSHQYFLLILNATILAGIETLMVTWFQHASSLFAVVSYHIKKAVFEDCVQSHVSRRYLNRNSKKNIEIVINAHRRAMEYAYNLRDRYMFSYGIFLLFVTICLSINLFLLTQSAFLYRNMEETIIHLVVLSCMLTCMVFFHYIMQFTSDAADNIVTIIYNTNWYEASVPLQKLLLIIMIRSIDSFTCTFFGVYSASMEGVSMVQRLPNFINRPLVSRQYRHYRCPCNLFFRS, encoded by the exons ATGATCGTATCCACGAACATAACTTGCCAGCATAAATTTCCATTGGCGATGGAATACTTCGTCGATGAGAAGAAATATTCCTTTTTAATTACGTCTCATCAGTATTTCTTGTTAATCCTGAATGCTACTATACTAGCCGGAATAGAGACTTTAATGGTAACGTGGTTTCAACACGCTAGCAGTTTATTTGCGGTCGTGag TTATCATATTAAGAAAGCAGTTTTTGAAGATTGTGTTCAATCACACGTCTCACGAAGATATTTGAACAGAAATAGCAAAAAAAACATAGAGATCGTGATAAATGCACACAGAAGAGCAATGGA GTACGCATACAATTTACGAGACAGATACATGTTTTCTTATGGTATTTTCCTTCTATTCGTTACCATATGTTTGAgcattaatttatttctc TTAACTCAATCAGCATTTCTATACAGAAATATGGAAGAAACGATTATCCACCTAGTTGTTCTCAGCTGCATGCTAACATGCATGGTCTTCTTCCATTATATAATGCAGTTTACTTCAGATGCCGCTGATAACATTGTTACAATCAT ATACAACACCAATTGGTACGAAGCATCCGTACCTTTACAGAAACTGTTATTGATAATCATGATAAGGAGCATCGACAGTTTCACTTGCACTTTCTTCGGTGTCTACAGTGCCTCGATGGAAGGAGTTTCAATGGTACAACGTTTGCCAAATTTCATAAATCGTCCTCTCGTATCGAGGCAATACCGTCATTATCGCTGTCCTTGTAATCTATTTTTCAGATCTTGA
- the LOC126914701 gene encoding uncharacterized protein LOC126914701 isoform X1 encodes MVETLAYYSFSKTLLRGLGLWPYHNKRFKVLQNSFISLNLFLFIMAQCFVFKTREFMLKDVSTLIMSFSYFVRYNINWYQLPTAKKMMDKIKEDLETKNGEVLQIMKDHASIGRRYGIRLSLIIYVSLTFVILYPLLICIQDKSTSLNQICFTRFYIATEYLMLEEKCFLLTVLHSYLSTVIFVTVFLATESLVIMWLQHAVSLCKITSYYVKRATLRNAKNHFDRRTKEDIAKVVFAQSRSVQFFQELQGNNVLTYGVILACVIISLGINLFCLSQSLLSLSEIEEEAITYCLFIICQLTFMFYINNMCQQLLDYSNNLHTTIFHTNWYETSLTTQKLVLNIMLRSSKPLLFTISGFYDGTLNGFLLVCYFLNNALLLFECNVVYGLLTLLVLKSIDIVFYDDIIDTVEMEVSSMTK; translated from the exons ATGGTCGAAACACTGGCATACTATAGTTTCAGCAAAACTCTCTTAAGAGGACTAGGACTTTGGCCGTATCACAACAAAAGATTTAAAGTTTTACAAAACAGTTTCATCAGCttgaatttatttctttttataatggCCCAG TGTTTTGTTTTCAAGACTAGGGAATTCATGTTGAAGGATGTGTCGACGCTGATCATGAGCTTTAGCTACTTCGTAAGGTACAATATAAATTGGTACCAACTTCCTACA GCCAAAAAAATGATGGATAAAATAAAAGAGGACCTGGAAACGAAAAATGGCGAAGTACTTCAAATTATGAAGGATCATGCTTCTATAGGAAGACGTTACGGGATACGACTTTCGt taattatatatgtatcatTAACCTTCGTAATACTGTACCCCCTGTTGATCTGTATTCAAGATAAAAGTACATCATTGAACCAAATTTGTTTCACAAGATTTTACATAGCAACGGAATATCTAATGCTCGAAGAAAAATGCTTTTTGCTCACAGTTCTACATTCGTACTTATCGACAGTGATTTTTGTAACTGTTTTTCTGGCAACAGAGTCTTTAGTGATTATGTGGCTACAACATGCTGTTAGCTTGTGCAAAATTACGAG TTATTATGTAAAAAGAGCCACTCTCAGGAACGCAAAAAATCATTTCGATCGTAGAACTAAAGAGGACATAGCAAAAGTCGTATTCGCTCAGAGTAGATCAGTACA ATTTTTTCAAGAGTTGCAAGGTAATAACGTATTAACATATGGCGTGATCCTTGCGTGTGTTATCATTTCCCTAggaattaatttattttgt TTATCGCAGTCCTTGCTTTCTTTATCCGAAATCGAGGAGGAAGCAATTACctattgtttatttattatttgccaATTAACGTTTATGTTCTACATAAATAATATGTGTCAACAATTATTGGATTATTCCAATAATCTTCACACAACAAT ATTTCACACCAACTGGTATGAAACTTCTTTAACAACTCAAAAATTGGTTTTAAATATCATGTTGAGAAGCAGCAAACCATTGTTATTCACTATCTCCGGTTTCTATGATGGGACACTAAATGGTTTTCTATTGGtatgttattttttaaataatgctCTCTTGTTGTTTGAATGCAACGTGGTTTATGGTTTACTTACACTTTTAGTTCTTAAAAGCATCGATATCGTATTTTATGATGATATCATCGATACAGTAGAGATGGAAGTTTCATCAATGACGAAATAG
- the LOC126914701 gene encoding uncharacterized protein LOC126914701 isoform X2: MVETLAYYSFSKTLLRGLGLWPYHNKRFKVLQNSFISLNLFLFIMAQCFVFKTREFMLKDVSTLIMSFSYFVRYNINWYQLPTAKKMMDKIKEDLETKNGEVLQIMKDHASIGRRYGIRLSLIIYVSLTFVILYPLLICIQDKSTSLNQICFTRFYIATEYLMLEEKCFLLTVLHSYLSTVIFVTVFLATESLVIMWLQHAVSLCKITSYYVKRATLRNAKNHFDRRTKEDIAKVVFAQSRSVQFFQELQGNNVLTYGVILACVIISLGINLFCLSQSLLSLSEIEEEAITYCLFIICQLTFMFYINNMCQQLLDYSNNLHTTIFHTNWYETSLTTQKLVLNIMLRSSKPLLFTISGFYDGTLNGFLLFLKASISYFMMISSIQ; this comes from the exons ATGGTCGAAACACTGGCATACTATAGTTTCAGCAAAACTCTCTTAAGAGGACTAGGACTTTGGCCGTATCACAACAAAAGATTTAAAGTTTTACAAAACAGTTTCATCAGCttgaatttatttctttttataatggCCCAG TGTTTTGTTTTCAAGACTAGGGAATTCATGTTGAAGGATGTGTCGACGCTGATCATGAGCTTTAGCTACTTCGTAAGGTACAATATAAATTGGTACCAACTTCCTACA GCCAAAAAAATGATGGATAAAATAAAAGAGGACCTGGAAACGAAAAATGGCGAAGTACTTCAAATTATGAAGGATCATGCTTCTATAGGAAGACGTTACGGGATACGACTTTCGt taattatatatgtatcatTAACCTTCGTAATACTGTACCCCCTGTTGATCTGTATTCAAGATAAAAGTACATCATTGAACCAAATTTGTTTCACAAGATTTTACATAGCAACGGAATATCTAATGCTCGAAGAAAAATGCTTTTTGCTCACAGTTCTACATTCGTACTTATCGACAGTGATTTTTGTAACTGTTTTTCTGGCAACAGAGTCTTTAGTGATTATGTGGCTACAACATGCTGTTAGCTTGTGCAAAATTACGAG TTATTATGTAAAAAGAGCCACTCTCAGGAACGCAAAAAATCATTTCGATCGTAGAACTAAAGAGGACATAGCAAAAGTCGTATTCGCTCAGAGTAGATCAGTACA ATTTTTTCAAGAGTTGCAAGGTAATAACGTATTAACATATGGCGTGATCCTTGCGTGTGTTATCATTTCCCTAggaattaatttattttgt TTATCGCAGTCCTTGCTTTCTTTATCCGAAATCGAGGAGGAAGCAATTACctattgtttatttattatttgccaATTAACGTTTATGTTCTACATAAATAATATGTGTCAACAATTATTGGATTATTCCAATAATCTTCACACAACAAT ATTTCACACCAACTGGTATGAAACTTCTTTAACAACTCAAAAATTGGTTTTAAATATCATGTTGAGAAGCAGCAAACCATTGTTATTCACTATCTCCGGTTTCTATGATGGGACACTAAATGGTTTTCTATTG TTCTTAAAAGCATCGATATCGTATTTTATGATGATATCATCGATACAGTAG
- the LOC126914745 gene encoding uncharacterized protein LOC126914745, protein MYSTMMIGTVFYAINFTELLTVPDLHLLPIWMQTIVNQKFLRYISYCIFCTVMFLANATSIAAGSISTMTFQHLRSLFEIASNRIKEAFIYNSLHDSTSSKTFKMTESLKSSIYLHVKCMKVLLYLKQTYMVLSFLLCGFGVLILGISLFLCFQSYLLHRINYVLLYIIISMIEIVCLFRVNYTTQTMLDAYNNVFVELYNIEWYEAPLHVQKIILFMMLKYSFPLSFNMFGVFSACMEGFSSLAKMTVSYFMVIYSTMR, encoded by the exons ATGTACTCAACGATGATGATTGGAACGGTTTTTTATGCTATCAATTTTACTGAATTATTAACCGTACCAGATTTGCATTTGCTACCAATTTGGATGCAAACCATCGTCAATCAAAAATTTTTACGCTATATTTCCTACTGCATTTTCTGCACTGTAATGTTTCTAGCAAATGCAACATCTATAGCAGCGGGAAGTATTAGCACTATGACATTTCAACACCTGCGTAGTCTTTTTGAAATTGCTAG tAATCGTATAAAAGAAGCATTTATCTACAACTCTTTGCACGATTCTACCTCCAGCAAAACTTTCAAGATGACAGAGAGTTTAAAAAGTTCGATATACTTACATGTGAAGTGTATGAA AGTTCTGCTGTACTTGAAACAAACCTACATGGTGTTAAGTTTTCTTCTATGCGGGTTCGGAGTGTTAATTCTAGGTATTTCGCTGTTTCTA TGTTTTCAATCATATCTGCTTCATAGGATTAACTATGTACTTCTATACATAATAATTTCCATGATCGAAATCGTTTGCTTATTTCGCGTGAATTATACGACTCAAACGATGCTGGATGCTTACAATAATGTTTTCGTGGAGTT ATATAATATAGAATGGTACGAAGCACCGTTGCACGTGCAAAAAATAATCCTGTTTATgatgttaaaatattcatttcctctttctttcaatATGTTTGGTGTTTTCTCTGCATGTATGGAAGGATTTTCCTCG TTGGCAAAAATGACCGTGTCTTATTTCATGGTAATCTATTCAACAATGCGTTAA